The following coding sequences lie in one Pontibacter sp. G13 genomic window:
- a CDS encoding RtcB family protein, whose amino-acid sequence MSITGKTLIELGYRPGKWFKEALAHANSHQLEGQALMDYLAEVQPTIFDPHAAPLPYHRNIVASTEEEIENTASVFATMNHLMKTPTVEAGAVMPDACPTGSPGGIPVGGVVVTRDAIHPSMHSADICCSVMMTSFGHIDPKLVLDAAHAATHFGGGGREEWFDLPKELEAQLKDNHFLGNEKPQMLAKSHLGTQGDGNHFLYVGRSEQTGETVMVTHHGSRGLGAYLYKEGMKIAEAFRREYSPRTLKSNAWIPYSEELGKKYWDALQLVRAWTKENHTVLHRATSQSLKVEPTERFWNEHNFVFKDGDRFYHAKGATPLDDKFVPDGHEGLRLVPLNMAEPVLIVRGETTETNLGFAPHGAGRNLSRSQHIRNQAGRSTKAILAEETKGLDVRFYSGHPDISELPSAYKSAAAVQQQMKEFGLGEVVDKILPYGCIMAGDWQIDAPWRKKKRK is encoded by the coding sequence ATGTCAATCACAGGAAAAACGCTGATCGAGCTGGGATACCGCCCCGGAAAATGGTTCAAGGAAGCCCTTGCACACGCCAATTCCCACCAACTGGAAGGCCAAGCCTTGATGGATTATCTCGCCGAAGTTCAACCTACCATTTTTGATCCGCACGCCGCTCCCCTCCCCTATCACCGAAACATCGTGGCGAGCACCGAAGAAGAAATAGAAAATACTGCCTCAGTCTTCGCGACCATGAATCACCTCATGAAAACGCCAACCGTGGAAGCTGGTGCCGTCATGCCCGATGCCTGCCCAACGGGAAGTCCTGGCGGGATTCCGGTCGGAGGGGTGGTCGTCACCCGAGATGCCATCCACCCGTCCATGCATTCTGCGGATATCTGTTGTTCAGTCATGATGACTTCCTTTGGACATATCGATCCCAAGCTTGTGTTGGACGCTGCACATGCCGCCACACATTTTGGTGGTGGAGGAAGGGAAGAATGGTTTGATCTGCCCAAAGAACTGGAGGCTCAACTGAAGGACAATCATTTCTTGGGAAATGAAAAGCCACAGATGCTTGCCAAATCCCATCTGGGAACTCAGGGCGATGGCAATCACTTCCTGTATGTAGGACGATCCGAGCAGACTGGCGAAACGGTCATGGTTACCCATCACGGTTCGCGAGGATTGGGTGCTTATCTGTACAAGGAAGGGATGAAGATCGCTGAAGCATTTAGGCGAGAATACTCCCCGAGGACGTTGAAATCCAACGCATGGATTCCCTATTCGGAGGAGCTAGGGAAAAAGTATTGGGATGCCCTCCAGCTTGTGCGTGCATGGACCAAGGAAAACCATACGGTCCTCCATCGCGCTACCTCCCAATCCTTGAAGGTAGAACCCACGGAGCGATTCTGGAATGAGCATAATTTCGTCTTCAAGGATGGCGATCGATTCTATCATGCGAAAGGGGCGACTCCGCTAGATGACAAATTTGTCCCGGATGGTCACGAGGGTCTTCGATTGGTGCCACTCAACATGGCAGAACCTGTATTGATTGTCCGTGGGGAGACCACCGAAACCAACTTGGGTTTTGCGCCACACGGAGCGGGAAGGAATCTGTCGCGCTCCCAGCATATCAGAAATCAAGCTGGAAGGTCGACCAAGGCCATTTTGGCAGAAGAAACCAAAGGCTTGGATGTACGATTCTACTCGGGGCATCCCGACATCTCCGAGTTGCCCTCTGCATACAAATCTGCGGCGGCGGTGCAACAACAAATGAAGGAATTCGGCCTTGGGGAGGTCGTCGATAAAATTCTTCCTTATGGATGCATCATGGCGGGAGATTGGCAAATTGATGCACCTTGGCGAAAGAAGAAGCGGAAATAG
- a CDS encoding MBL fold metallo-hydrolase, translated as MRIHHARNATLFIETADQVVLVDPMLGPKGTMPPFSFFRAKPRKNPLVDYPESSRAILERVTHCLITHKHPDHIDDAAVAFLKERQIPVTCSAKDRAFYEKKGIKVVQGLAYWAKQEFLGGSIVGIPARHGYGFIAGPMGHVMGFHIELPNEPSVYLSADTIYTDDVKRALTELKPDISVVAAGSAQFDIGQPLLMRVDDVIRFMQDAPGKVIANHLEAINHCPTTRAELRERVSNERLTDRVLIPEDGEVMPF; from the coding sequence ATGCGAATCCATCACGCGCGAAATGCGACCCTTTTTATCGAAACAGCGGATCAGGTAGTTCTGGTCGATCCCATGTTGGGCCCCAAAGGGACTATGCCGCCTTTTTCATTCTTCAGAGCCAAGCCCCGCAAGAATCCTCTGGTCGATTATCCTGAATCTTCCCGGGCCATCTTGGAGCGTGTTACCCATTGTTTGATTACCCACAAGCACCCCGACCATATCGATGATGCCGCTGTAGCGTTTCTCAAGGAGCGCCAGATTCCCGTTACCTGTAGTGCGAAGGATCGGGCATTCTATGAGAAAAAAGGCATCAAGGTCGTCCAAGGACTAGCCTACTGGGCCAAGCAGGAGTTTCTGGGAGGATCAATTGTGGGCATTCCGGCCCGACATGGCTATGGCTTCATCGCGGGTCCGATGGGACATGTGATGGGCTTCCATATCGAATTGCCCAATGAGCCTTCTGTCTATCTGAGTGCCGACACGATTTACACAGATGATGTCAAACGGGCATTGACGGAACTCAAGCCTGATATCAGCGTGGTTGCAGCGGGTTCCGCCCAGTTCGATATTGGCCAGCCGTTGCTGATGCGAGTGGATGATGTGATCCGGTTTATGCAAGATGCGCCGGGCAAGGTCATCGCCAATCATCTGGAGGCCATCAATCACTGTCCCACGACTCGGGCAGAACTTCGGGAGCGAGTCAGCAACGAACGCCTGACTGATCGAGTGCTGATTCCTGAGGATGGAGAGGTGATGCCATTTTAG
- a CDS encoding Crp/Fnr family transcriptional regulator: MSTFDAISRFFETEYPLNQAGLAELFGAFSIQRLPKGTLLLTGDEPDQYLRFLNRGIVREFYSTGDRESNLTFYLEPQFISDFSAFMHQRDTHKFQESLTEVEQLSIGRTQFFELLERYQCGKAFIHQTFAELLAKQEDRAYERMTKKPEELYQILLEKRPNWLREIPQYHIASYLNITPETLSRLRKRIS; this comes from the coding sequence ATGTCTACCTTCGATGCAATTTCTCGATTTTTTGAAACGGAGTACCCGCTCAATCAAGCAGGTCTTGCGGAGCTATTTGGGGCATTCTCCATCCAGCGGCTTCCCAAAGGAACGTTGCTGCTGACGGGGGATGAGCCGGATCAATATCTGCGGTTTCTCAATCGGGGGATCGTGCGGGAGTTTTATTCTACGGGAGACAGAGAGAGCAATTTGACCTTCTATTTGGAACCTCAGTTTATCTCGGACTTTTCGGCTTTCATGCATCAGCGGGATACCCACAAGTTCCAAGAGAGCTTGACAGAGGTGGAGCAATTGTCGATTGGCAGGACCCAGTTTTTCGAGCTTTTGGAGCGGTACCAATGCGGGAAGGCCTTTATCCATCAGACATTTGCGGAATTGCTGGCCAAACAGGAGGATCGGGCTTATGAGCGGATGACCAAAAAACCAGAAGAGCTCTACCAGATCTTGCTTGAAAAACGACCCAATTGGCTTCGGGAAATTCCTCAGTATCACATTGCTTCGTATCTTAATATCACGCCCGAAACTCTGAGTAGGCTGCGGAAACGGATTTCTTGA
- a CDS encoding WYL domain-containing transcriptional regulator, translating into MKQEKEHGTRLRLLLVMRALIEQPGRYTKTELAKKFNIHKDTVTNYFNDFRNAGFELASDSKHRYHFVADTTYKALQDLLHFSEDDQDFLIDLLQKQEPHSQRSERIQRKIAATYDFTQLGYENLRNPHLSKLNLLRQAEADHCRVWLKGYRSSNSSEIRDRLVEPFHVSPEEDILHAFDVERGAIRHYLVARISHILPTDEPWQHAGKHNIMPTDPFRIVHPNPVQVHLRLSVGAYNELLVRFPLTRQYIRPAAEPNMFDFECKVNPKFFGLTNFILGNYHLNVEVVSPESLKDHLREKISTMNF; encoded by the coding sequence ATGAAGCAGGAAAAAGAGCATGGCACGAGACTCCGACTATTGTTGGTCATGCGAGCATTGATTGAGCAGCCGGGTAGGTACACCAAAACCGAGCTTGCCAAGAAATTCAATATTCACAAGGATACGGTCACCAACTACTTCAATGATTTTCGAAATGCGGGATTTGAGTTGGCCTCGGATTCCAAGCACCGCTATCATTTCGTGGCGGATACCACTTATAAAGCCCTTCAGGATCTCCTCCATTTTTCTGAGGATGACCAGGACTTTTTGATAGACTTATTGCAAAAGCAAGAGCCCCATAGCCAGCGGAGCGAACGTATCCAGCGGAAAATAGCTGCGACCTACGATTTTACGCAACTCGGGTATGAGAATCTCCGGAATCCTCATCTAAGCAAATTGAATCTGCTGAGACAGGCTGAAGCTGATCATTGTCGGGTGTGGCTCAAAGGCTATCGCTCTTCCAACAGCAGCGAGATTCGGGACCGTCTGGTGGAGCCGTTTCATGTGAGTCCAGAGGAGGACATCCTCCATGCATTCGATGTAGAGCGAGGAGCCATCAGGCATTATCTCGTGGCGCGGATCAGCCATATTCTGCCTACCGACGAACCTTGGCAACATGCAGGCAAGCACAATATCATGCCGACCGATCCATTTCGGATCGTGCACCCCAATCCTGTGCAAGTCCATTTGCGGCTTTCGGTAGGAGCCTACAATGAATTGCTAGTTCGGTTTCCCCTCACCCGCCAGTATATCCGTCCAGCAGCTGAGCCCAACATGTTTGATTTCGAGTGCAAGGTCAATCCCAAGTTTTTCGGGTTGACCAATTTCATTTTGGGGAACTACCACTTGAATGTCGAAGTGGTAAGTCCCGAGTCCCTCAAAGATCACCTCCGCGAAAAGATCTCCACCATGAATTTTTAA
- the cas6 gene encoding CRISPR-associated endoribonuclease Cas6 has product MRIHIKTTPAKEIVPFNYQKYLVGTLHKWLGDQNQWHDELSLYSLSWLSHGIPVKNKGLDFPTGAYFFISSPSQEFLMCLIQGIQEDPEIAFGLRVSELKIQAPPQFETVERFIAQSPILIKKRREEGGNKYFFPEDKQADQLLTETLRWKLKKGGFKHPRAIVRFDPNYRRYRTKVAVYDGIKNKGTLCPVIVEGSPEEIKFAWSVGIGSSTGIGFGALK; this is encoded by the coding sequence ATGAGAATACACATCAAGACGACTCCAGCCAAGGAGATTGTCCCTTTTAATTACCAGAAGTATCTGGTCGGGACATTGCACAAATGGTTGGGAGATCAAAATCAATGGCACGATGAATTATCCCTGTATTCCCTTTCATGGTTGAGTCATGGGATTCCTGTCAAAAACAAAGGATTAGACTTTCCTACAGGAGCATACTTTTTCATTAGCTCTCCCAGTCAGGAATTTTTGATGTGCCTGATTCAGGGCATTCAAGAAGACCCTGAAATTGCTTTCGGCTTAAGGGTGTCTGAATTGAAAATTCAGGCTCCTCCTCAGTTTGAAACTGTGGAGAGGTTTATCGCTCAAAGTCCAATTCTTATAAAAAAGCGAAGGGAAGAAGGGGGCAATAAATACTTCTTCCCAGAAGACAAACAAGCAGATCAGCTACTAACTGAGACTCTTAGATGGAAATTGAAAAAAGGAGGATTTAAGCATCCTCGTGCAATAGTTCGATTCGATCCAAACTATCGACGATATAGGACAAAGGTAGCTGTATATGATGGAATTAAGAATAAAGGCACTCTTTGCCCAGTCATTGTCGAAGGAAGTCCCGAGGAGATCAAATTCGCATGGAGTGTAGGAATCGGCAGCTCCACAGGAATTGGTTTTGGCGCCCTAAAGTAG
- the cas3 gene encoding CRISPR-associated helicase Cas3' — MADPHPEIKAKGKPQWTTLYDHTLHVLLATEKFAEHVGLDIRIAQTGAILHDIGKAHPVFQDRLQGQKSTSTFRHEIASLFFLPLVKEEWRVPVLEMVIAHHKSIKNDKREKGILDLLDGEPDTLNYHLGNWESWNPIGLDLLEAFGWEIRPISKEQAEESFWQSAKFAKQSYRQRGYSKWRGLLMGADHMASAMVDKTEEKLRNMFLLPDLGFFDRQSPDYPLSLVSAENAKPHTMVVAPTGAGKTDYLFRRCQGRVFYTLPFQASINAMFQRLQKDLRTDNRALNLKLLHAASSLIKAENGDREDTVLQKHVGSSIKVLTPFQMAGIIFASKGYEAMIMDLAGCDIILDEVHTYSGISQAMVRRIVAVLKEIGCRIHIGTATMPSLLYQDLKRILGEELTLETSLDREDLARYDRHTIHKVQDWDQANQAIQKAIQSDQKLLIVCNTIAQSQMVYQTLIDLVANLGLSEQVERMLLHSKFKRKDRRKREAELLGMTDQGEITYRFNTARGGCIVVSTQVVEVSLDISFDVMITECAPLDSMIQRFGRINRKRTKETIGTRKPIYVIAPPDDSKQARPYDLEVLERSFEVLPENGPLHEVELQGKIDQVFNEFEPLSIEEHVHFQEDGTWTIPKLCNGNAWLVELLDIDSVAAIVESDAKAYLKVPYEERMGLEISVGYFSVRHLPQLEEGNAPYLIPDDCYDDELGLRMDKLKSTRDGSLTEIL, encoded by the coding sequence ATGGCAGATCCACATCCCGAAATCAAGGCGAAAGGGAAGCCCCAGTGGACCACCTTATATGATCATACCCTCCATGTTCTCCTTGCCACCGAAAAATTCGCAGAACATGTAGGATTGGATATCCGAATCGCTCAAACTGGGGCCATACTTCATGATATCGGAAAAGCGCATCCTGTTTTCCAGGATCGACTCCAAGGGCAAAAGTCCACTAGCACTTTCCGCCATGAAATTGCTTCCCTGTTTTTCTTGCCTTTGGTAAAAGAGGAATGGCGAGTTCCTGTTTTGGAAATGGTCATAGCCCACCATAAATCCATCAAAAACGACAAGAGAGAAAAGGGCATTCTAGACCTCCTTGACGGCGAACCAGATACCTTGAATTATCATCTGGGGAATTGGGAGTCTTGGAATCCAATCGGATTAGACTTGCTTGAGGCTTTCGGCTGGGAGATCAGACCCATTTCAAAGGAGCAGGCAGAAGAATCCTTCTGGCAAAGTGCAAAATTTGCCAAGCAATCATATCGACAGAGAGGCTATTCCAAATGGCGGGGATTGTTGATGGGAGCGGACCATATGGCCTCTGCAATGGTGGATAAAACGGAAGAAAAGCTGAGGAACATGTTTCTGCTTCCGGACCTCGGCTTTTTTGATCGGCAGAGCCCTGATTATCCCCTATCTCTGGTTTCTGCCGAAAATGCGAAGCCTCATACAATGGTCGTGGCTCCCACAGGCGCAGGAAAAACCGACTACCTTTTTCGGCGTTGCCAAGGCCGAGTATTCTACACTCTACCTTTTCAGGCCTCTATCAATGCCATGTTCCAAAGGCTACAAAAAGACCTTCGGACGGATAATCGGGCTCTCAACTTGAAACTCCTCCATGCAGCTTCCTCTCTGATCAAAGCTGAAAATGGGGATAGGGAAGATACGGTCCTGCAAAAACACGTGGGTTCTTCGATCAAGGTTTTGACTCCTTTTCAGATGGCCGGGATCATCTTTGCTAGCAAGGGGTATGAGGCGATGATCATGGATCTGGCAGGATGTGATATCATTTTGGATGAGGTCCATACCTATTCTGGAATTTCCCAGGCAATGGTCCGAAGGATAGTAGCTGTCTTGAAGGAAATTGGATGCCGCATTCATATAGGTACAGCTACCATGCCCAGTCTGCTTTATCAGGATTTGAAACGGATTTTGGGGGAGGAATTAACCTTGGAAACAAGCTTGGACAGGGAAGATCTGGCTCGATACGATCGGCACACTATCCATAAGGTCCAAGACTGGGATCAAGCCAATCAAGCCATCCAGAAAGCCATACAATCGGATCAAAAGCTCTTGATTGTCTGCAACACCATTGCTCAGTCTCAGATGGTATACCAAACACTAATTGATTTGGTGGCAAATCTTGGACTTTCTGAGCAGGTAGAACGCATGCTTCTACATAGCAAGTTCAAACGAAAGGATCGAAGAAAGCGTGAGGCTGAGCTTTTGGGCATGACGGATCAGGGAGAAATAACCTATCGGTTCAATACAGCCCGAGGAGGATGCATCGTGGTTTCCACTCAAGTCGTGGAAGTGAGCCTAGACATTAGCTTCGATGTCATGATCACTGAATGTGCCCCACTCGATTCGATGATTCAGCGATTTGGTAGGATCAACCGAAAACGGACCAAGGAAACGATTGGGACAAGGAAACCGATCTATGTAATCGCTCCCCCTGATGATAGCAAACAAGCTAGACCCTATGACCTAGAGGTGCTGGAACGAAGCTTCGAGGTGCTTCCCGAAAATGGTCCGCTTCATGAGGTGGAATTACAGGGTAAAATCGATCAGGTTTTCAACGAATTCGAGCCATTGTCCATTGAAGAGCATGTCCACTTTCAGGAAGATGGAACATGGACGATTCCAAAGCTATGCAATGGCAATGCATGGCTGGTGGAACTATTGGATATCGATAGTGTCGCAGCCATCGTCGAATCAGATGCCAAGGCCTACCTAAAGGTGCCCTATGAAGAGCGAATGGGGTTAGAAATATCTGTAGGATACTTTTCCGTCAGACACCTCCCGCAATTGGAAGAGGGAAATGCCCCATACCTCATCCCCGATGATTGTTATGATGACGAATTGGGCCTCCGAATGGACAAGCTCAAGTCTACCCGTGATGGTTCACTTACCGAAATTCTGTAA
- a CDS encoding CRISPR-associated protein Cas7 codes for MNTIYIRTLKRADHTVFGVEKGQKTYYDPQFGRMIPYSSGQQIKRSILESLNLALETAGSPTTFFFDVTKKEEIKEGEVFGTCNPADPDQLLGGWMRAASGGKEKTLKRRSPLSISSMRGLHPLLAGTNKENMTFDRSNRPNNVVVVRDQKGNELSTEEIKDLLSGKDRSLERKWIADQTRATGLFVQDIAIDMRRLFSVALNPFEPEISAEVEASLREAGWIESESVFGPCLVAPKSVRDTLIPALVDSIFHWRITSNQSRTLSLMETLAVGISDNANKIAGSIRAKLTEAEKAMPIVEEELEGVDMFVTLPAAGYLITKNESADALENAREHLIGLLNKYDYEGQPVMA; via the coding sequence ATGAATACGATTTACATCCGTACGCTCAAGCGCGCAGACCACACAGTTTTTGGCGTAGAAAAAGGTCAAAAAACATACTACGATCCACAATTCGGTCGAATGATTCCCTATTCAAGCGGACAGCAAATTAAGCGCTCCATTTTGGAATCATTGAACCTTGCCTTGGAAACAGCAGGGTCTCCAACCACCTTTTTCTTTGATGTAACGAAAAAAGAGGAAATCAAAGAGGGAGAAGTTTTTGGTACCTGTAATCCTGCCGATCCTGACCAACTTTTGGGTGGATGGATGAGAGCAGCGAGTGGGGGAAAGGAGAAGACATTGAAGCGAAGAAGTCCGCTTTCCATTTCTTCAATGAGAGGCCTTCATCCCTTGTTGGCTGGCACCAATAAGGAAAATATGACATTTGACAGAAGCAACAGACCTAATAATGTGGTTGTTGTCCGCGACCAAAAGGGGAATGAACTCTCTACAGAAGAGATCAAAGATTTACTTTCAGGTAAAGATCGAAGTCTTGAAAGAAAATGGATTGCAGATCAAACCCGTGCTACTGGTCTATTTGTCCAAGATATTGCTATCGACATGCGTCGCCTATTTTCGGTAGCCTTGAACCCATTTGAGCCCGAAATTTCTGCCGAAGTCGAGGCCTCCCTGAGAGAAGCAGGCTGGATTGAATCTGAGAGTGTTTTTGGTCCCTGCCTAGTTGCGCCCAAATCTGTACGAGATACGCTCATTCCCGCATTGGTAGATTCCATCTTTCATTGGCGAATTACCTCCAATCAGTCTCGAACACTTAGCCTGATGGAAACACTCGCAGTTGGGATTAGCGACAATGCCAATAAAATCGCGGGCAGCATTCGAGCCAAGTTGACTGAAGCAGAAAAGGCGATGCCTATTGTTGAGGAGGAACTTGAGGGAGTTGACATGTTCGTCACTTTGCCCGCAGCTGGTTATCTCATTACAAAAAATGAAAGTGCTGACGCCCTCGAAAACGCACGGGAGCATTTGATCGGATTGCTGAATAAATATGACTATGAGGGACAACCTGTAATGGCATAA
- a CDS encoding CRISPR-associated protein Cas4, with the protein MLTATLYTYSFQCARKMWLHHHKMVMEHTSDLVSEGRVLHETSYRQRANRYREIALEGMKIDHFDARQGIIREVKKSDKRERAHVAQVKFYLWRLEQVGISTQYGLLEYPAQRKTLKVFLADSDRMEIPQQCAQIQGVLDGTCPERLAKNRCRHCSYLDFCWSGESLKPNT; encoded by the coding sequence ATGCTCACTGCCACCCTCTACACATATTCCTTCCAATGCGCGCGCAAGATGTGGCTCCATCATCACAAGATGGTGATGGAGCACACCTCCGATCTGGTGTCGGAAGGGCGGGTGCTTCATGAAACATCCTATCGGCAGCGTGCCAATCGATATCGTGAGATCGCTTTGGAGGGGATGAAGATTGATCATTTTGATGCTAGACAGGGGATTATCCGGGAAGTTAAGAAATCAGACAAGCGGGAGCGGGCCCATGTCGCGCAAGTCAAATTCTATCTCTGGAGATTGGAACAAGTCGGCATTTCCACTCAATACGGTTTGCTTGAATATCCTGCTCAGCGGAAAACCTTGAAGGTATTTCTGGCAGATTCCGACCGGATGGAAATTCCACAGCAATGCGCCCAGATTCAAGGAGTTTTGGATGGTACATGTCCTGAGCGTCTTGCCAAAAATCGGTGTCGGCATTGTAGTTACCTCGATTTTTGCTGGTCGGGGGAATCTCTAAAACCCAACACCTAA
- the cas1b gene encoding type I-B CRISPR-associated endonuclease Cas1b: MKKSYYLFNPGKLSRKDSTLKFTPVDADGVVGNSRYLPIEGIKNLYVFGSLDANSALYNFLGRHHVPVHFFDYHEHYSGSFMPKEFLLAGKMQVAQTEYYLSDTRRLTLARLILLGAAHNMRKNLCYYQNRGKDLGDLIESFDRYQAEIVAMLAPDRSGSLVAALMGLEGNLRQTYYQAFDRIMPNSGFEFTTRSRRPPQNELNALISFGNMMAYTASLDQIYHTQLNPTISFLHEPGARRYSLALDLAEIFKPLLVDRLIFKLVNKRQIQAQDFDRSLRGFLLKEKARKVFVQEWDQRLRETIKHRVLNKQVSYGYLIRLECYKLAKHCLEIERYQPFKAWW; the protein is encoded by the coding sequence ATGAAGAAGTCATACTATTTATTCAATCCGGGGAAGCTAAGCAGGAAAGACTCCACCTTGAAATTCACGCCTGTGGATGCGGATGGTGTGGTGGGCAATTCGCGGTATTTGCCCATCGAGGGGATCAAGAACCTGTATGTGTTCGGAAGTCTGGACGCCAATAGCGCATTGTATAATTTCCTGGGGCGCCATCATGTGCCGGTACATTTTTTCGACTACCACGAGCATTACTCTGGGTCGTTCATGCCCAAAGAGTTTTTGCTTGCCGGGAAAATGCAGGTGGCTCAAACCGAATACTACTTGTCTGACACTCGGCGATTGACCTTGGCGAGACTGATCTTGCTGGGAGCGGCGCACAATATGCGCAAAAATCTCTGCTACTATCAGAATCGAGGGAAGGATCTAGGGGACTTAATCGAATCTTTCGATCGGTATCAGGCGGAAATAGTGGCTATGTTGGCCCCTGATCGCTCGGGAAGCTTGGTCGCGGCATTGATGGGGCTAGAGGGAAATTTGCGGCAGACCTACTATCAGGCATTTGACCGGATCATGCCCAATAGCGGGTTCGAATTTACCACCAGAAGTCGGAGACCTCCCCAGAATGAACTCAATGCCCTGATTTCTTTTGGGAATATGATGGCATACACGGCCAGTCTGGATCAGATTTATCACACGCAGCTCAATCCGACCATTAGCTTTTTGCACGAGCCGGGGGCGAGGAGATATTCCCTTGCGTTGGATTTGGCGGAAATATTCAAGCCCTTGTTGGTGGATCGATTGATATTCAAATTGGTCAACAAGCGCCAGATTCAAGCGCAGGATTTCGACCGTTCATTGAGGGGATTCCTACTCAAAGAAAAAGCTCGCAAAGTGTTTGTTCAGGAGTGGGATCAACGGTTACGAGAAACGATCAAACACCGTGTACTCAATAAACAGGTGAGTTACGGGTATTTGATCCGACTGGAATGCTACAAGCTAGCGAAGCATTGTCTGGAAATAGAACGCTATCAACCCTTCAAGGCATGGTGGTAA